In Luteolibacter arcticus, a genomic segment contains:
- a CDS encoding MFS transporter, with amino-acid sequence MTIRGLRWWIVVLVFLAAVLNYIDRQTLSALAPTIQADLGMDDRDYANIVNLFLVAYTVAYLISGKLVDRLGTRSGTAIFVVWWSLANIVTAWAQGLRSMGACRFLLGLGEAGVWPAASKAVSEWFPARERALAIGLYTMGATIGATVAPYLVIPLATYDYAGKLPFIEGLFGHGAGWRVAFVITGLAGILWLIPWFALYRRPRESKLISAGELALIEDGEAPTEAGEKGWTWRQVLTFRPVWLLLFGRLLTDPVWYFYQFWFAKYLNTGRGLDQGSLTITWVVYAAAGVGSLVGGWGSGVLVKNGCAPVQARLWIMLGCACLMPVSPFIAKAAGLSVTMTLTVCAVFAALAWLINISAIVVDVVPKHSIGTVFSVVAAGSTLGGIAMNMIVAAMVSGPSSKPAGFLDQGFKALFGPLIGAVEGKGYEPWFLAMAFLHPLALLLLWAGGIHRLRPAKI; translated from the coding sequence ATGACCATCCGGGGACTACGTTGGTGGATCGTTGTCCTAGTATTCCTGGCGGCGGTGCTGAACTACATCGACCGGCAAACGCTGTCGGCGCTGGCACCGACCATCCAGGCCGACCTCGGGATGGACGACCGCGACTACGCGAACATCGTCAACCTGTTCCTGGTCGCCTACACCGTGGCTTATCTTATCTCGGGCAAGCTGGTGGACCGGCTTGGAACCCGGTCCGGCACCGCGATCTTCGTGGTTTGGTGGTCACTGGCCAATATCGTCACCGCGTGGGCGCAAGGACTTCGCTCGATGGGGGCGTGTCGATTTCTGTTAGGACTGGGCGAGGCCGGCGTTTGGCCCGCGGCATCGAAGGCCGTGTCCGAGTGGTTCCCGGCCCGCGAGCGCGCGTTGGCGATCGGTCTCTACACGATGGGCGCGACCATCGGCGCCACGGTGGCGCCGTATCTCGTCATCCCACTGGCGACCTATGACTACGCCGGCAAGCTGCCCTTCATCGAAGGGCTCTTCGGTCACGGTGCCGGCTGGCGCGTCGCGTTCGTGATCACCGGCCTTGCGGGCATCCTATGGCTGATTCCTTGGTTCGCCCTGTATCGCCGGCCTCGTGAAAGCAAGCTGATCTCAGCCGGGGAACTCGCCCTGATCGAAGACGGCGAAGCGCCCACGGAGGCAGGGGAGAAGGGCTGGACCTGGAGACAAGTGCTCACGTTCCGTCCGGTGTGGCTGCTGTTGTTCGGCCGTCTGCTCACCGATCCAGTCTGGTATTTCTATCAGTTCTGGTTTGCCAAGTACCTCAACACCGGCCGCGGTCTTGACCAAGGCTCGCTGACGATCACCTGGGTCGTCTATGCGGCTGCGGGCGTGGGTTCCCTGGTGGGCGGTTGGGGATCGGGCGTCCTCGTGAAGAATGGCTGTGCTCCCGTGCAAGCCCGCCTGTGGATCATGCTCGGCTGCGCCTGCCTGATGCCGGTGTCGCCGTTCATCGCGAAGGCCGCCGGGCTGAGTGTTACGATGACCCTCACCGTCTGCGCCGTGTTTGCCGCGCTTGCCTGGTTGATCAACATCAGCGCCATCGTCGTCGATGTGGTGCCGAAGCACTCCATCGGCACGGTGTTCAGCGTCGTCGCCGCGGGCAGCACGCTCGGCGGCATCGCGATGAATATGATCGTCGCCGCCATGGTGTCCGGCCCGTCGTCAAAGCCGGCCGGCTTCCTCGACCAAGGCTTCAAAGCTCTCTTCGGACCGCTGATCGGTGCGGTGGAGGGCAAGGGCTACGAGCCGTGGTTCCTTGCCATGGCCTTCCTTCATCCGCTCGCGCTGCTGCTGCTGTGGGCCGGTGGCATCCATCGCCTGCGCCCGGCGAAAATCTGA
- a CDS encoding FAD-dependent oxidoreductase has product MLLQPPSDKRPLRTDTLDSDLVVVGGGLAGVCAAIAAARSGSEVVLVQDRPVLGGNASSEVRLWVLGATSHMGNNNRWAREGGIINEILEENLFRNRQGNALIFDTILLEKCREEANLTLLLNTAVFDLEKSDADTISAVHAFCSQNSTRYLLSAPLFCDASGDGLVGFMAGAAFRMGAESKDEFGEGFAPDASYGEMLGHSIYFYSKDTGTPVKFTAPSWALKDITRIPRYRQFHTNLQGCNFWWIEYGGRLDTVHQTEEIKWELWKVVYGVWDYIKNSGKFPEAETLTLEWVGHIPGKRESRRFEGDYLLRQQDLVKQREFEDVVAHGGWAVDLHPADGVYSELNGCTQWHAKGVYGIPWRCYYSRNIKNLFLAGRIISASHVAFGSTRVMATCAAGGQAVGTAAALCRETGSLPADLSSGEKLRELQVRLQRGGQFLPGKVLEDSTDLAPKAIVTASSQFILSELHSNMAWVRLDSGWAMLVPLRQGTRPTITLEVSAEQAGALRIELRRSAKPGNFTPDEEIEALEAPFSAGQSLVTAVFAQPVEREGYHFIKLCEDSAVRVRVSDDRVTGVLAVTNAFNKAVASSNVQSPPPGIGIDTFEFWLPKRRPEGRNLAMSFEPPLDVFSPANVVAGHSRPVEMPNAWVADPADPQPELHLEWNEAVQLDHVIVELDPDWDHPMESVLMTHPEEVVPFMAKDFDLLDGQGKVLHAARDHHGARFEWRGSVATKGLTLRILATHGAPAAVFRVRCFGR; this is encoded by the coding sequence ATGCTGCTCCAACCGCCATCCGACAAGCGCCCGCTCCGCACCGACACCCTCGACTCCGATCTTGTTGTCGTCGGCGGAGGCCTCGCCGGGGTTTGTGCGGCCATCGCAGCCGCACGCAGTGGGTCAGAGGTCGTGCTCGTCCAGGATCGCCCGGTGCTTGGCGGTAATGCCTCCAGCGAAGTCCGCCTGTGGGTGCTCGGCGCGACCTCGCACATGGGGAACAACAACCGCTGGGCGCGCGAGGGCGGCATCATCAACGAGATCCTCGAGGAGAACCTCTTCCGCAACCGCCAGGGCAATGCGTTGATCTTCGACACCATCTTGTTAGAGAAATGCCGCGAGGAGGCGAACCTCACGCTGCTGCTCAACACCGCCGTCTTCGACCTTGAGAAGAGCGACGCCGACACGATCTCCGCGGTCCACGCCTTTTGCTCGCAGAACTCGACGCGCTACCTGCTGAGTGCTCCGTTGTTTTGCGATGCATCCGGGGACGGCTTGGTCGGCTTCATGGCGGGTGCCGCGTTCCGCATGGGTGCCGAGTCGAAGGACGAATTCGGCGAAGGCTTCGCACCGGACGCCAGCTACGGCGAGATGCTCGGGCACTCGATCTACTTTTACAGCAAGGACACGGGCACGCCGGTCAAGTTCACCGCACCGAGCTGGGCGCTGAAGGACATCACCCGCATCCCGCGCTACCGGCAATTCCACACCAACCTGCAGGGCTGCAACTTCTGGTGGATCGAGTACGGCGGCCGTCTCGACACCGTCCATCAGACCGAGGAGATCAAATGGGAACTGTGGAAGGTCGTCTATGGCGTGTGGGACTACATCAAGAACTCCGGTAAGTTTCCCGAGGCGGAAACGCTGACGCTCGAATGGGTCGGCCACATCCCCGGCAAGCGCGAGAGCCGGCGATTCGAGGGGGACTACCTCCTCCGCCAACAGGATCTGGTGAAGCAACGGGAGTTCGAGGACGTGGTCGCCCACGGTGGCTGGGCGGTCGATCTTCATCCGGCCGATGGCGTTTACTCCGAGCTCAACGGCTGCACCCAATGGCATGCCAAGGGGGTCTACGGCATCCCGTGGCGCTGCTACTACAGTCGTAATATCAAGAACCTCTTCCTTGCCGGACGCATTATCAGTGCGAGTCACGTGGCCTTTGGCTCGACCCGCGTGATGGCCACCTGCGCGGCCGGCGGACAGGCAGTTGGCACCGCGGCAGCGCTGTGCCGCGAGACCGGCAGCCTGCCTGCGGACTTGTCGTCGGGTGAGAAGCTCCGGGAACTCCAAGTCCGGCTCCAACGCGGCGGCCAATTCCTGCCGGGCAAGGTGCTGGAGGATTCCACCGATCTGGCGCCGAAGGCGATCGTGACCGCCAGTTCTCAGTTCATCCTTTCCGAGCTTCATTCTAACATGGCTTGGGTCCGCCTCGATAGCGGCTGGGCGATGCTGGTTCCGCTCCGACAAGGAACGCGCCCCACTATCACGCTTGAGGTTTCAGCCGAGCAGGCGGGAGCCTTGAGGATCGAACTGCGCCGCTCAGCGAAGCCCGGAAATTTCACCCCCGACGAAGAGATCGAGGCGCTGGAAGCTCCCTTCAGCGCCGGCCAGTCTCTGGTCACCGCCGTGTTCGCGCAACCGGTCGAGCGCGAGGGCTATCATTTCATCAAGCTCTGCGAGGATTCCGCCGTGCGGGTGCGGGTCAGCGACGATCGCGTGACAGGCGTGCTCGCGGTGACGAATGCCTTCAACAAGGCTGTCGCCAGCTCGAACGTGCAAAGCCCACCGCCGGGGATCGGCATCGACACCTTCGAGTTCTGGCTTCCAAAGCGCCGACCCGAGGGGCGGAACCTGGCGATGAGCTTCGAACCTCCGCTGGATGTGTTTTCTCCGGCCAATGTCGTGGCCGGTCATTCGAGGCCGGTCGAGATGCCGAATGCCTGGGTCGCTGATCCCGCCGACCCGCAACCCGAGCTCCACCTCGAGTGGAATGAAGCGGTCCAACTCGACCACGTGATCGTGGAGCTGGATCCCGACTGGGATCATCCCATGGAGTCGGTGCTCATGACCCATCCGGAGGAAGTGGTGCCTTTTATGGCGAAGGACTTCGACTTGTTAGACGGGCAGGGGAAGGTCCTTCATGCCGCCCGTGATCATCACGGCGCCCGCTTTGAATGGCGGGGGAGCGTTGCCACGAAAGGTCTCACGCTGCGCATCCTCGCCACTCATGGCGCGCCCGCGGCAGTGTTTCGGGTGCGTTGCTTCGGACGATAA
- a CDS encoding prenyltransferase/squalene oxidase repeat-containing protein — translation MKGYLPLLFLTATLPLAAQDLPRRPDDPIPPQVDAMYERGLAYLSKSQNARGSWDDSMGSEPGVVALCVVAFLAHGEDPNHGPYAKSISKGIDYLLSQQNSTNGYIGNSMYNHGFATLALAEAYGCVEDPKIAPALQKCVELILSAQKRNNSKAWRYTPDSTDADTTVSGCQLVALYAARNAGLPVPDEALKNGLAYMARCRGTDGGYGYTSAGGPKPTLTAIGVLCLALAKDKEGKGFQASVEYLRKNLNYRDRHYPYYFEYYMSQALFHAEPDTWNDWNARNIRYLSTIQARDGSWPGNKGQSFNTAGSLLSLALNYRFLPIYEK, via the coding sequence ATGAAAGGCTACCTCCCGCTTTTATTCCTCACTGCCACCTTGCCGCTGGCGGCGCAGGATCTTCCGCGACGGCCGGATGACCCGATCCCGCCCCAGGTCGATGCGATGTATGAGCGGGGCCTCGCTTACCTCTCGAAAAGCCAGAACGCCCGCGGTTCTTGGGACGATAGCATGGGCAGCGAGCCCGGCGTGGTCGCGCTGTGCGTGGTCGCCTTTCTTGCCCATGGCGAGGACCCGAATCACGGACCCTACGCCAAGAGCATTTCCAAGGGCATCGACTACCTGCTCTCACAGCAGAACTCGACCAATGGCTACATCGGCAACAGCATGTACAACCACGGCTTCGCGACGCTGGCGCTGGCCGAAGCCTACGGCTGCGTCGAGGATCCTAAGATCGCTCCGGCCCTGCAGAAATGCGTGGAGCTGATCCTGAGCGCCCAGAAGCGCAACAATTCCAAGGCTTGGCGCTACACCCCAGACAGCACCGACGCGGATACCACGGTCTCCGGCTGCCAGCTCGTGGCGCTGTATGCGGCAAGAAATGCCGGGCTGCCCGTGCCGGACGAGGCCTTGAAAAACGGTCTCGCCTACATGGCGCGCTGCCGCGGCACCGACGGCGGCTACGGCTACACCTCCGCCGGCGGGCCGAAGCCCACGCTCACCGCGATCGGCGTGCTGTGCCTGGCGCTCGCCAAGGACAAGGAAGGCAAGGGATTCCAAGCCTCCGTCGAATACCTCCGCAAGAATCTCAACTACCGCGACCGCCACTACCCGTATTACTTCGAGTACTACATGTCGCAGGCGCTCTTCCATGCCGAGCCGGACACTTGGAATGATTGGAATGCGCGAAACATCCGCTATCTTTCCACCATCCAGGCACGGGATGGCTCCTGGCCCGGCAACAAGGGCCAGTCCTTCAATACCGCCGGCTCGCTGCTTTCGCTCGCCCTGAACTACCGTTTCCTGCCGATCTACGAGAAATGA
- a CDS encoding MBL fold metallo-hydrolase, with translation MPERFTGGFFQTNGYLLNAPDGSHLLVDAPMGAAAWLKAKDIVPAAVLLTHQHIDHVEDAAAIAAMGARVYAFSPHSSDLTLEALLQGFGMQVRVEPFVVDQLLEGCQELEVGGLRMRLAHVPGHSADSVTFYVPELGELFSGDTLMAQGLGRSDFPGGNGTLLIDGIREKLFALPENTQVFPGHGPDTTIGAERAENPYCGD, from the coding sequence ATGCCCGAGCGCTTCACCGGTGGTTTCTTCCAGACGAATGGCTACCTGTTGAACGCACCGGACGGATCCCACCTGCTGGTGGATGCTCCGATGGGAGCGGCGGCATGGTTGAAGGCCAAGGACATTGTGCCTGCCGCCGTGCTACTCACTCACCAGCACATCGATCACGTCGAAGACGCGGCAGCGATTGCGGCGATGGGCGCGCGGGTGTATGCCTTTTCGCCGCATTCCTCCGACCTGACGCTGGAAGCGCTGTTGCAAGGCTTCGGCATGCAGGTGCGGGTGGAACCCTTCGTGGTGGACCAACTGCTGGAGGGTTGCCAAGAGCTGGAAGTTGGTGGATTGCGCATGCGACTGGCGCACGTGCCGGGGCACTCGGCCGACAGCGTGACATTTTACGTGCCGGAGTTGGGCGAGCTGTTCTCCGGAGACACCCTGATGGCCCAAGGACTGGGTCGGTCGGATTTCCCGGGCGGCAACGGAACCCTGCTCATCGACGGGATCCGCGAAAAACTCTTCGCACTACCGGAAAACACGCAGGTCTTCCCCGGCCACGGGCCTGACACCACGATCGGCGCGGAACGTGCTGAAAACCCGTACTGCGGCGATTGA
- a CDS encoding host attachment protein has translation MEPLIILSNLGRVRVLTFLAAGDDPKQQAHLREIPGSRVELRPQSVTKVVTDQAGRSTQSGPVGLAGGMSYGEMHGLETELERQALARIAMEIGDRVTAEGNPRWHLVAPATILPSLKKALSAAVQKTLAGSTAGDLTKLPLAKLEAQLLHNGAMK, from the coding sequence ATGGAACCGCTTATCATCCTTTCGAACTTGGGTCGGGTGCGAGTCCTGACCTTCCTCGCGGCGGGCGATGACCCGAAGCAGCAAGCTCACCTCCGCGAAATTCCCGGCAGCCGGGTGGAACTTCGACCGCAGTCGGTCACCAAAGTAGTGACCGATCAGGCCGGGCGCTCGACACAAAGTGGACCGGTTGGCCTCGCCGGCGGTATGTCCTATGGGGAAATGCACGGATTGGAAACCGAGCTGGAGCGTCAGGCTCTGGCGAGGATTGCCATGGAAATCGGCGACCGGGTGACCGCGGAAGGAAATCCCCGGTGGCACCTGGTGGCTCCCGCCACGATTCTCCCGTCCCTCAAGAAAGCGTTGTCCGCAGCGGTCCAGAAAACCTTGGCGGGATCCACCGCCGGGGACCTGACCAAACTGCCGCTCGCCAAGCTGGAGGCGCAGCTCTTGCACAACGGTGCGATGAAATAA